A genomic window from Bacteroidota bacterium includes:
- a CDS encoding MFS transporter, whose amino-acid sequence MTLKNDQLLTKEFILLSFSSLLFFSSFNMIIPELPNYLTSLGGAEYKGYIISLFTLTAAFSRPFSGKLTDSIGRVPIMIFGASVAFIVGISYPLFTSVAGFLFLRLIHGFSTGFKPTGTSAYIADIVPENRRGEAMGILGVATSLGMALGPTIGTKVASTFGYDILFYSSGSIALLSIIILFNLKETLDNKKRKPFSFKLLKISKDDFFEPRVIAPAIVFLFSTFSFGLILTIIPDLSESIGINDKGIYFTIFVLSSILIRFIAGKASDLHGRIPVIVASMVLLIVSMLLLTFVQTPTTFYLSAFVYGISLGMSSPTVFAWTADLANPKQIGRAFATIYIALEVGIGIGAFVSAKIYANNPEFFGFTFASGAITALFALIYSYSKFKTKHRNSRL is encoded by the coding sequence ATGACCTTAAAAAACGACCAGTTATTAACAAAAGAATTTATACTACTGTCATTCAGCTCTTTACTGTTTTTCAGCAGCTTCAACATGATTATTCCGGAACTTCCCAATTACCTGACATCTCTGGGAGGAGCTGAATACAAAGGATATATCATCTCATTATTTACTTTAACAGCAGCATTTTCAAGACCTTTCAGCGGAAAGCTTACAGATAGCATTGGCAGAGTTCCAATAATGATTTTTGGTGCATCGGTAGCTTTTATTGTAGGAATATCATACCCCCTTTTTACAAGTGTAGCAGGCTTTCTTTTTTTGAGACTGATTCACGGATTTTCAACCGGTTTTAAACCAACAGGTACATCGGCATATATAGCAGATATAGTTCCTGAAAACAGACGCGGTGAAGCAATGGGTATTTTAGGAGTTGCAACAAGTCTGGGAATGGCTTTAGGTCCAACAATTGGCACCAAGGTAGCTTCGACATTCGGTTATGACATATTATTTTATTCATCGGGTTCAATTGCCCTGTTATCGATAATAATACTTTTCAACCTTAAAGAAACATTAGATAATAAAAAGCGAAAACCATTCTCGTTTAAACTACTTAAAATCAGCAAAGATGATTTTTTTGAACCACGGGTTATTGCTCCGGCAATAGTATTCTTATTCTCTACCTTCTCGTTTGGTTTAATACTCACAATTATACCCGACCTTAGTGAAAGTATTGGTATAAACGACAAAGGTATCTACTTTACTATTTTTGTATTAAGCTCAATCCTTATAAGATTTATTGCCGGTAAAGCATCTGATCTTCACGGCAGGATTCCGGTAATTGTTGCCTCAATGGTTTTATTGATAGTTTCAATGCTACTGTTAACCTTCGTTCAAACCCCAACAACTTTCTACCTTTCGGCTTTCGTATATGGTATAAGTTTAGGAATGAGTTCTCCAACTGTTTTTGCATGGACAGCCGATTTGGCTAATCCAAAACAAATTGGCAGAGCCTTCGCTACCATATACATCGCCCTTGAAGTAGGAATTGGAATCGGGGCATTTGTATCTGCAAAGATTTATGCTAACAATCCGGAGTTTTTCGGCTTCACATTTGCTTCAGGTGCGATTACAGCACTTTTTGCACTAATTTATTCCTACAGTAAATTCAAGACAAAACATAGAAATTCAAGGCTTTAA